The following DNA comes from Vairimorpha necatrix chromosome 5, complete sequence.
AATCACAATATCGTCCATATAAATTTCGATTCCCTTaccaataaatttttcaaaaatcccATTCATTATTCTTTGTAATATCTGCGGTGAGTTTTTAAACCCCATGACCATCGAATTCCACTCGTATacctttttattaaactcAAAAGCCGTCTTAAACCTATCCTTCTCTTCAATCTCAATACTATAAAACCCCTCCTTTAGATCTATCACggtaaaaaattcagaTCCCTGTGTACTTCTAATAACATCTCTTATCCTAGTTAACTCATAAGGATCCTTCTCTACAATGTCATTAAGAGCAATTAAATTACTTACTAATCTTATATCACCATTCGGTTTCTCAATCGCTCTAATGGGATTTCTCCAGTCAGATATCGACCTTCTAATTATCTTTCTTCTTTCCAaactattaatataatcttCCGTCTTCTTCAACAAAGCCTGAGCTATAGCCTGCCCTTTTTTAACAACTTTCTTGCCTTCTTGAGTCTTgataatacatttttcaACCTTACAAAAACTAATATCTTCATCCTCTCTTCCTCCTACCCGTGAAATAATCTCCTCTAAATACGCGATGCCTCTTACATCCCTTCTCAACAGAACTCTCTTATTATTGTCCCTTTTGCTATAATCTTGTATATTCcctaaatttttcttcttacGTTTTCCACCATCaacattataataatcaCATTTGTCCGAATTGGAATCGTCATCACATTTACCTTCTAAGTCTAATTGCACTTTACATTTACCAACATAATTAAAACtacttttatttcttctgtCTTCAGAATCTCGCCTCATTCCCCTACAAAATCTAACACTATGGCCTAACTTCCCACAATTGTAGCAACgcatattctttttattttcctcACGAGACAACTTATTCTTCTCCTCAAATTTAGCCCATAACGCTAGGGACAACTcttcaaattctttttttctcaCTTGTTCCTTTTCCTCCTGAATAGCTAGCAACTCTAATTTTTCCTCAATTTCCTTCCAACTACCCTCTTGCGAGATCCTctcaacaataaaatttctcaataaaatagaacctctcctaaaaatttctaactTAAATCCACACTCATCAATTTTCTCTAAAAACAACTCATAAACAATCCTTTTAAcctcttttaataatattctaGCCTCTTGGCCACGGTCCTCCTTTGTAGACCCATTTTCTGGTATCGCCCCCATgtgtttattttccataatgaggggtaaaaataataaggaTATATAACATATTATCTGAATCACagaaaaatgattttaaattagcATATGTAATTGAACTTTTGTTTcactttaatattttatttacgCCCTTTTAGTTCATCacattgtatttttattttcttagtAATTTAATCTATACATTCatcaatatataaaataaattcatttttcgACTAAATAATTTTGCCCGTCTCCAATATTCGACTTCTTCTAAATCATTTGGTCTTATTTCCTAAAGTTTTTCAGTGTGTGCTTTTgagataaaaaagtttgTAGATCGCCAGGTCTACCTTTGCATATTAGAGGTTCCGCTTAGCATTTTTAGTGTATTCTATTATAGAAtacaatgaaaaaaaattcacatTTCCTTTGTTCACTAgcattatttatataattttataaaaaaatccttTATACTTCGTTTTTCAACATTCGTCGCATGCGTACTTTGTGGAATCATTAATGATATCTTCACCTTGTGAAAAAAATCACGTCTTCTGAAAATGCTCTactatattatatattaatcgATTATCCAAAAGATGCACCTTGAACAATGccttcttcatttttaaaattacttaagttaattttgtttaacATTGAACCTAAACTTCGCAGtttcataatttaaattaaagctgattttataaaacctttttgattttgtcataaaacatttatttttatgtcgAAATAATAATGCAAAAGTTCCAAAAAACGTTTCACAATCAATCTCCGAGGTGTCGaaaatgtcaaatataaatttttagtaatttaTAAGAGAAAAATAACAGTGTTGTTATTACAAAAGCTAACGTAATTATGTCAAATTTTCATTGCGTCaatgttaaatttttttaaaaacaaatgattttatgttattaaaaataaaaattaaatttaaaaaaaattcataagTTTACATTAGTTTATTCATCATGATTATTAAACTTATTTAATATCTGTCGTAaatattgtataatttttaatgaaattttttaaatgaaacTAAAAACAAACATGTGTAATTAggcttttaaaatatacttaaataaaattcaatagttttgaaaaaatctGAAGGATGGGTTAATTTTgatgatttttaatttatgtttGACAGTTACAGtatgaaatttaaatattgttaCTATCTAAACCATTTcgacaatataaaaaatcaaacacAAAAATCATCGTACATATTAAGCATGATtcgaatttaataataaagattttatatattcttacaaattttaaaattcgctaatttatatgtacttttataataaaaattgaattcAAGAATATtccaataaatttttttcagcTAAGATTTGTTAAAGTAGATCTAATTTACCATCTTTTAACAATTATCCCCacatatattttctaaattatttgatGGCTATAATATCAAATGTATTTTCCAATTATActggttttttatattaatttctgaaatgttaaataaataaaattaaatttctacAGACTAAACACTATAGCTGTTGACTTATATTATTACGttgtattaaatatttaatatgatatattaagatatgttaaatcaaaaatcacttttattttactttaaaaactctgtaacaatatttttaacttgTAATATACGAAAAAACGAAAACAAAAGCGACtaagtataaaattttaatttatttttaaaaacaataatactTAAAAAGCAAATATTGATATGAAAATAGCAtataataacaaataaagaCTTGGTTGTTCATTTCTGTCATTGGGATTATCTTTTGAATCAttgttattattattatcatGTTTACTATCAGGTATCGAGGTTTTTACAATCTATCCGTTTTTTTCgttcttaaaatatatatcaGATTCCGAGTTAACTAGATTCATATCAAACTATTTATTCTCGAGCCCCGAATTGCCTAGATTCTTATCAAGCGTTCCGTCAtcaagttttttaataggTTCTAATTGCGAATTTTTTAGGTTCTTATCAGGGGTTTCGTCCGCAAGACTCATATCAGGAGTTTTGTTCGCAAGATTAttataagtttttaaattttttaaatttacacTATATTCTTCTTTCTCTTGATTATTATCCAGCTCTACGTTGCCATTTTTATctaagattttatttataagtttATTATCAGATTCCAAATTGCCTAGAATCTTATCAGGCGTTTCGTCAAATAAAGTTTGTCGGTTTCCGAGCtattaaaattcttatCAGAAATTTCGTTATCAAGATTGTTATCAGGTCTTATGTTACTTAGATCAGCATCGAGTTTTTCGTTCTTAAGATTATCAATCGGTTCTATATTcgatgttttttattttctttagtaTTTTCATAAGCATCATTTTGCTCAAGATTCTTATTACTATTATCCAAATTATTTGTACTCTtcaaatcaaaattattagtatggtaaaaatattctgaaccaaattatctttattttttattagcaATTTCGTTGACGGCTCACCAAAATGTAATTTACCATcgaaattaaataattgtgTGTATGAAAGATTATTGGGCCCATTGTTCGctctttttaaaagaattacaaaaaaatattttcttccaTCCACTAAGTTAATTGtacatttataatattttacactAAGAATAAATTTCCTAATGCATGCGTAGGAATTGAATTTTGAAGATGCTGCtttgattttttcatattcttcTCTATTTACTAGATGTAAGTTACTTTCATTACTTGCCAATGATAGTTCTACTTTATCATAGAATTCGTCCCGATTTTGGCGCtcagaaataaaatcttcgTCTTTAAGAAGTGTAATTTGCAGGTTTTCTAGATGGCTAGCATAGCTTGTAACACCAACATATACATCACATGTatcattttctttatacTCAACAAATAGCGATAGCCAACAATATCCccaaacaataaatatttgaagcTTCCAATACATTTgggttttttttacttgaatatttatctcataaaattaatataaattttattatgatatttatgataaaacaaaaaattgaaaactatacattttttaatatcttaaacttttttcttgctttttaattaaaactcaaaaattaatttagtGATTAATATTAacgaatttaaaaaaaaaagtttagcttaacaaattaaaaattgacTCTTTTCTAAATAGTTAACTACTAAAGATATTAGTTGAATATGTACAATTAACGAAACACTTTAAAGTTTATGATAACTTGTGTTcttatacaaataaaagTCTCTGAACTATATCTATAatcttatttaaaaaatgaacaaATAGCCTAAAACAAGTTGTCTGTATATATTCTTGGAATAAACTTTACaaataacaaatttttaaaaatcataaatgaTGTAATGAATTATATTCTATTATTATTGTCGTATccttctataaatattatatattttcacCCCCATGCAATTCGTAATTAAAGGAACATTCGACATGGCGACAGCGATAAAAACTGTTGGCTGCTTCAGTGGAAAGAAGGAAGAGGATATAACTACATGGTTGCGTGACACAACGTTTACGGCGAGGGTTATGGGACTGACAGAAAATCAGACCGCCAGACTTATCTGCCTGGGTCTACGTGGGCCAGCTCTCTCATGGATAGCAATGGCATTTGAACGGGTGTCCAAACTTGATCTGGCAGAGGTTACTAAGAGTCTAAAATTGAGATTTTACAGTTCACTGAAAACTCTGGCCACTCTAGACGAGTAATTAAACCACAACAATTTGGCAACCTAGAGGCTTTCATAGACTTCTGCAGGAAAGGAAACCCCCTTATAGAGGAACAAACAATGGAGTACAAAGCAGTCAGCCTCATAGTAATCAAGAAGTCTCCTTCAGTCCTCAAATCAATTCTTTATGATTTTGCTAGACAATGCCAAGATTGGAGTGAATTCCTGAGGCGCACAGAGGAAGTTTCTTGGATAGCATTCCCTATGAAAAGTAACACGACTAATACGGACGAGACACTAGATAACAGGACTTTGAAGGTCGCACTATCGAAGAAGGGAAATATACCCTACACCATAGAAAACTACAAGATCAACAGCTGTTTTACTATTTTTGCTACATAAACGTAGAATTCAATCGTAAACGACATCGAGCATTAATTGATACCGGAGCTGATGTCTCCCTGATACCCGCAAGAGTCCTCGAAGGGACAAATATCAGATTTACCAGATCTTCAACGATCATACGAGCAGTATCAGGGACACCATTGGAGATTACAGGAAGATGTCtaaatatcaattttaGGACGGAAAACACTTCAATTACTTTCAGCCCTTACGTCACAGAACGGACACCGAACTACATAATCTTAGGAGTTGACGCTATACGACCGAACCCCATATTACTGGAACAACTGATCAGAAAATTCGCCAATACAGTCAAGAAAGGCTCACTGATTAACAAAGTCAATTACATCTAATCGAAGAGAAATACCATGACATGTTCAAAACTGAAATTTCAGAGCTTACACTTTGTAACATGGGGAAACATCAAATCGAGACAAAGGAGCGAAGGCAATTTACCAGAAAAATGGAAAGATCCCTCTGCACTTTGAAGAGGAAATCACTCAACAGATCAAGAAGAACTTGCAGTTGGGCGTAATAAGAAATAGTAGGAGCCCCTGGAACAGTAGAGTTGTTCCGGTAACGAAACCTGATGGGTCGATCAGGCTCTGTATAGATTACAGAGAGCTCAACATGATAACAGTCAAAGATAAATACCCCCTCCTACGAATTGATGAAATTCTCAACGATCTAGCTGACGCTACTATCTTTTCGACATTAGATGCTACGTCGGGATATTATCAAATATCCCAGAAAGAAGTAGACAAGGAGAAAACAGCATTCAGCTGGAGAGATGGACATTATGAATTTAACAGAATGTCGTTTGGGCTATGTAATGCCCCTGCTACTTTTCAGAGAACTATGGATAAGATTTTTGTGAAAGAAAACAGAAAATTCGTCATACCATACTTGGATGACATTATTATCTATTCTAAAAATCACCAGGAACACCGTGAACACTTGGAAATCGTATTGGGTAAACTTAAGGCAGCAGGAATCGCACTTAACAGGAAAAAGGCTACTTCTTTAAGGgagaaatttaaattctaGGGAATATAGTAACAAAAAAGACGATCAACCCGGACCCAGAGAAGGTCAAAGCCATAAACGAGTATAAGGAGCCGAAAAATATTGCTCAACTACGGTCGTTTCTTGGCCTCATAAATTACTGTAGGGAGTTCATCCGTAACTTATCAGCAATAGCAGCCCCTCTCTACGAACTGTTTAAAGGAGAGTCAAAGCGAAGTGTTAAGAGTATTTCTCTCAGCAAAAAGGAGAAACGGGCATTCGAAGATCTAAAGAGACTTCTCACAGAAGAGACAAAAAGATACAAGATTAATCTCAGGAAACCGTTTATACTGATTACGGATGCGTCAGAGCAGGGAATAGGCGCGATCCTCTCACAGATTGGAAATGATGGGAAGGAGACAATGTAAGTGCATTCAGCAAAAGTTTAGAGAAAGCCCATAAGAACTACTCTACAACAGACAAAGAACTCTTGGCCGTTGTAAAAGGCATCGAGAACTATAGACACTACCTCCTGGGTAGAGAGTTCATATTGTAGACGTACTCAAAGCGCTGACTTATCTGGGGGAAGCTAAGAACCCTACCAGTAGATTGCTTAGGTGGGCAATGAAGTTGCAGAAGTATGCATTTCAATCAACCTACATAAAAGGAGAGGTTAATGGAGCAGACGGGTTAAGCAGACAAAACCCGACAGAGAAagataataatatcatCGAAGCTACAGGACCAAGCGATGAAGACAGACAGAAGATCTTAGAATCCTACCATCTAGACGTTGGACATGCTAGCGCTAGTACGATGAGCTTCATGATTTCACAGAGGTACAAATGGGCAGGAATGCATAAGGACATCAAGGAACACGTAGAAAAGTGTAAAACGTGCTTGAAATCGGGATACCCATTACGAAACACAATAAACAAGGTTATACGATCAGAAAGGCCGAACCAAATATGGGTGATAGATCTCATAGGACGCATATGCGACACTTCGGGTCAAAACAGCTTCATATTCATTGCTATTGACCACTACTCTAAATGGGTCGAGACGGCTGTTATTAACTATAAAACAGGGTCGAAAATAATGGGATTAATCCAGCAATTGATTATCGAGAAACACGGCATTCCAGAAAGAATCTTGACTGACAACGGGctagaatttataaattctgACATCAAAGACCTGGCCGAAAAGAACGGTATTGACTGGCAATACAGTTCACCAGAACATCACGAAACTGAAGGCGCAGTAGAAAGAGCGAATCAGACGTTAATGAAGatactaaataaaattacagATTTCGGAAGGGTAAGCTGGAAGAACAAGCTTCCAGAAGCCACGAGATGCCTCAACCTGTCTTATAATCGGAGCATAGGAACATCGCCGTTTATGTTAAGGGAAAATAAATTGCTAATGCTGTCTGTAGACAAAGCGCTAGACAAGGAAGAAGTGACATTCTCAGCGGAGGAAACGAAGAGTAAGCGCGATGAAAACTTTGAAAAGTACAAAAAAGCAAACGTGCAAGGGAAAGTAGAGGTGGCGAAAAAGCTAAACGTGGGCgataaagttttaatatatcGTGAGACCAAAAGCGGGAAGTTCAAGTGCAATTGGGAAGATGAATACGTGATCacagaaataattttaccCGATGCCTATGTGGTAAAAAAGAATGGAAAAGTATACAGGCTTAACAAAACACGAGTTAAAGCATATACTTCAATTTATGGGAGGAAGAGGTGTCGTATccttctataaatattatatattttcacCCCATGCAATTCGTAAATAAAGGAACATTCGACAATTATTACCAAGCGAAATCAATCCCATGGATGATGTTtcaaaaatgtttattattattgtatTAGTTAATTtgcaatataaaaatctcattctaaaaaagtagcaaaaatataatcattGTAATTCTTCTGtgtttttcaatttttactTTGATTTTGGCTTATGTAATtatgatttatattaaaaatgcgtcattataaaaatcatttctCTCATATGCGATTTTGGATGAAGAGAAAACAAagtaatattattttttattctagtTTCCGTTTATTCGAGACCTTATCATagcaaacaaaaaatatgaaaaaaacgTCGGCTAAAATTAGCactttatataaaaaataacaggggtaaaatttttaaaaaattgcccctttttcaaaaaaaaagagataaAAAGTAATGAAGAGGCTGAAGATTTAATaagcattttttaaaaaataaaaacctAAATGTACAAAGTTGAGACACCTAATAAGAATAActgaaattttttcattaaaaaagcAAGCagagattttttaattaggaataattttttattttttaatagtaagatagaatatttattatctaTAAATGTTATTTTGTAGATCCTTTAAGTTGAATCTATGGCAGTCTGGTGGCCAAAAATCTCTTAaaaggaatttttaaaaaaatcaccccaaaaatgaaaagtcAAGAGGAAAAACTTTTTGaagcatttttttaatatattgaaaaaacaaGCAAATCATGTAAAAAATGTGGTtatataagtaaaaaatacaatgaaaattttttttcgataTACTTGGTCTAAATGTAGAAGTAAATGgtctttattaaaaaacactCCATTCTACAATAACAAGCTTGGAATTAATACTATGTTAttgattattaaattatggTCTGTTAATGTAAAGTATAAAGCCATTGCGGAATTTCTTGGAATTAGCATTAAAAgtgtaaataaattatttctttaacaGTAAATTCCATCGAAAATTCTGCTTACGTTGAAACAGGTATAATAGGAGGACCTGGGATTGTTGTGGAAATAGATGAAAGTAAGTTTGGTAAAGTAAACTACCATTGAGGCCATAGGGTAGAAGGGGTTTGGATTTTCGGAATGGTAGAAAGAACACCTCAAAGGAAAATTGTGTTTGTTCCTGTTTATAATAGAAGAGCAACTACACTAGAAGAActcttaaaaaaaatatgttcaTCCAGAATCTATCATACATAGTGATTGCTTCTCTACATATTCTAGGTTGTCTTCAATTTTTCAACAACATAAGACGGTTAATCATTCAAAAGAatttgttaataaaaataattcatgCCATACTAATACTATCGAAGGTAATGTGCCGCTGTCAAAAGTGAAACTTCCAAAAGGCatagaacaaaaaaattaataaagagTTCTTGTTAAGATTTATGcttagaagaaattttgaaGGGGATTTGTGcgataaaattattaaaatgattttaaagtttttatttttttcctcttgacttttcatttttgggggtgatttttttaaaaattcctttTAAGGGATTTTTGGCTACCAGACTGCCCTTTAACCATTTGTTACAAGTGTAAAACGTGTCAAATTCTTAATAAACTCTGAATGTCTTctcaaaaaagaaattctATTAACAAATGACCAAATTTACTATCCAATAGATATGTAATTGGCTCTTAAAAGATTAATTTGGTTTACAATCGTATATTGAAAATGTCtcataatttatatacacTTTCAAAGTTTGGAATGCAGAGCTGATACATTTTAGTAGGACAATactcaattatttttttatatgggTTTATTAagtaacaaataaaaaaaaaattataaatttttttacaatataaatgCAACAATAACAACTTCACACGCAAATATGAATGTTTATGATTTAATTCGTTCtattcaataatttttttgctcCTAATAATAGAGATCTcgttaatattttcaaaactTTATGcttaaatgaaaaaatcgGCTTATCTAGTTTTTAAACTCTACATAATGTTCTAAGTAAAAACAACTTTAAATTCTGGtaatcaaatatatttaagaagCATTTAGGAtgattaatatttattttagaaattattccgatccattttattttttagcaaaaaatcatttttcaATCTTCATGCCTACTTGCTCTTATTTACACTTTGCATTTCCtatattgtttaatttttaattttatacatcGGGTTTAAGCACAAACtattataagaaaaaaaatttataatccGTCAAGTTTGCTACTATTATTGCTAGTCTATCCTTCAAACTGTAGCTTcttctcttttttgtgCCGATTTGCTTTATGCTCTCTAAACTTAAGCGCCAGGAATTTTTTTCGGcttctaaatatattttaggATCTAAGCGTCTTTTAAGTGTGATATCCCTTTTAACATTCTCATccaatttataaatattttatatttttagatttgtTTTATCTATAGCTCAGCTGCAATGAAAGATCTTATAATGGTTTGTGAATGTAAATATTCGTTTATACTTTTTCAAATCAATATATGTCataattacaataaaagtTATTTAATCTTCTTCGCCATCTtttgtaataattttttttctacgGTACTtcataaaatcattttctgtttttttaaacgaaatataatttttatttttttttgcagcCTTAGTCACAGTTAGATTGTCCGAAAGAAGATCAACTAGATTAAGATAACGTCTACCGTTTTTTCAGATCAATGTCTTGCATAATACAAGGAAAATCTCCAGACAATTTTCCTAAGACTATTTATTGTgcttaaaaacaaaataaatattattatttgtattttattaaataactTATACACATATATATAAGGTTGAAATTTGAGTTAAGGGCCCAttacataaataattacaAGGCCAGGTCGTTTTTGCATCATTTTAAACTTTCGAggtatatttaaaatctttacGCTGTaataattagaaaaaataagtatcTTAGATAGATCGAAATCGGAAATGTGTAATTACTGTATGTTGCCTACAAATATTTGTCAAATGGCGTATAACAATCAGGATACACCAACTTATGACGCTTGGGAAAAATACTATGATATTGTGTTTGAAgtatattttgatataaGTCCAAAAACGTCATTTTTACTGTTGACCTTGTGATATATTCAGATTTACTCTAAAAAGTCGCAGtggtttaaaattttcttttaaacgTGACTAATATTGATACAAAATATGAAGTATTTAAGCATTGGCTTTCAGATCAtgtattaaaacaaaagtttttaaggatataaagattaattatatttgacTATAGTTGTTTTGAACCAAAGCAACAAACACAAAATTTGACTTTTCTTTACAAATGTAACTTTTACATCTAATGCTTAGACAATATACctaatatttaaatggTGCgatgaaataattttaatatgcaaaatttgtattttaaaaaaatatgtttaagTTATAGACTAATtactatttatataatttaaatttttaagaattataaataaatttatatttcaaaaaaatacctAACAAcgtaaaaacaaataaaacaaaaaccCCCAATGAAAATATCATAGTGTTATTGTGGAAGTAATTAGAATTATTGGTGCAAGAAACAGGTAATGTTTGAGTTTCTTGATTGTTTTTGCTTTCGCTAATATCATCTTTTGAACATTTCCTACACGTATCATTTACATTacatttttctaataatgaTTGATCATTttgagaattttttatttcattttcaatttttttatcttccatataataatcaacaatatttaaaagttttaaatcaaattttagtAACTCCCTCAGTGTTTCTGGTAAATCTAAACTTATATGTTCGCTAAGCATTAGCTGACTAGAACATGGAATAGTATTAAAGTAGAACGATTGAGAATGGGCCCAGGTTATCCCTTTGGTTTTAGGAtcagataaaataaaatcgaaatgtaattttttaccttTGGGTAATTTTAACTTGcattcaaaatatttttcacttttgcaaaaatttttgcatAGTCTACTATCAGGAATCTTCAATCCAATTTCtctaattttatcatattcGTTGTTTGATACTGGAAAGAAAAGCTGTCCGTTGTCAAGAACTGTTCGAGCAATATTATTAGTGCTTTGGGGACTATTTGTTGCTTTTTCCTTCAAACGTAATGTGTCAGATAAAACTATTTTCATGGTATTCTCTTTATCAGCTTTATTAGTAGCACCAATATAGATCACACATTTACCGTCTgcttgattttttatatgtaaaacATACTGACAATATCcaaaaagtaaataaaaacatgttTTCTCGAACATATGGGGCGAagtaaaatcaaatttataaataacaaattaatttgaTTGTTTGATAAATAATGCTAAACAAAATCAATGCAAActaagttttatttttatgcatTACCAATATatactttaaaaacatCTTGTTTTATGAATTGAATTCGTATAattaaacttaaaaataaccTATGAGGTATTTACATGATAtctgataaatttaatcaattaacttttaaaaaaaattatacatatTACTAAACATTAGAAAAGGTATTTATGAacattttctataatttcATATAATC
Coding sequences within:
- a CDS encoding reverse transcriptase, translating into MQFVIKGTFDMATAIKTVGCFSGKKEEDITTWLRDTTFTARVMGLTENQTARLICLGLRGPALSWIAMAFERVSKLDLAEVTKSLKLRFYSSLKTLATLDEKGNPLIEEQTMEYKAVSLIVIKKSPSVLKSILYDFARQCQDWSEFLRRTEEVSWIAFPMKSNTTNTDETLDNRTLKVALSKKGNIPYTIENYKINSSLIDTGADVSLIPARVLEGTNIRFTRSSTIIRAVSGTPLEITGRCLNINFRTENTSITFSPYVTERTPNYIILGVDAIRPNPILLEQLIRKFANTVKKGSLINKKNGKIPLHFEEEITQQIKKNLQLGVIRNSRSPWNSRVVPVTKPDGSIRLCIDYRELNMITVKDKYPLLRIDEILNDLADATIFSTLDATSGYYQISQKEVDKEKTAFSWRDGHYEFNRMSFGLCNAPATFQRTMDKIFVKENRKFVIPYLDDIIIYSKNHQEHREHLEIVLGNIVTKKTINPDPEKVKAINEYKEPKNIAQLRSFLGLINYCREFIRNLSAIAAPLYELFKGESKRSVKSISLSKKEKRAFEDLKRLLTEETKRYKINLRKPFILITDASEQGIGAILSQIGNDGKETIVHIVDVLKALTYLGEAKNPTSRLLRWAMKLQKYAFQSTYIKGEVNGADGLSRQNPTEKDNNIIEATGPSDEDRQKILESYHLDVGHASASTMSFMISQRYKWAGMHKDIKEHVEKCKTCLKSGYPLRNTINKVIRSERPNQIWVIDLIGRICDTSGQNSFIFIAIDHYSKWVETAVINYKTGSKIMGLIQQLIIEKHGIPERILTDNGLEFINSDIKDLAEKNGIDWQYSSPEHHETEGAVERANQTLMKILNKITDFGRVSWKNKLPEATRCLNLSYNRSIGTSPFMLRENKLLMLSVDKALDKEEVTFSAEETKSKRDENFEKYKKANVQGKVEVAKKLNVGDKVLIYRETKSGKFKCNWEDEYVITEIILPDAYVVKKNGKVYRLNKTRVKAYTSIYGRKRCRILL
- a CDS encoding reverse transcriptase encodes the protein MGLTENQTARLICLGLRGPALSWIAMAFERVSKLDLAEVTKSLKLRFYSSLKTLATLDEKGNPLIEEQTMEYKAVSLIVIKKSPSVLKSILYDFARQCQDWSEFLRRTEEVSWIAFPMKSNTTNTDETLDNRTLKVALSKKGNIPYTIENYKINSSLIDTGADVSLIPARVLEGTNIRFTRSSTIIRAVSGTPLEITGRCLNINFRTENTSITFSPYVTERTPNYIILGVDAIRPNPILLEQLIRKFANTVKKGSLINKVNYI
- a CDS encoding putative SP-containing membrane protein → MFEKTCFYLLFGYCQYVLHIKNQADGKCVIYIGATNKADKENTMKIVLSDTLRLKEKATNSPQSTNNIARTVLDNGQLFFPVSNNEYDKIREIGLKIPDSRLCKNFCKSEKYFECKLKLPKGKKLHFDFILSDPKTKGITWAHSQSFYFNTIPCSSQLMLSEHISLDLPETLRELLKFDLKLLNIVDYYMEDKKIENEIKNSQNDQSLLEKCNVNDTCRKCSKDDISESKNNQETQTLPVSCTNNSNYFHNNTMIFSLGVFVLFVFTLRYLNLVDLLSDNLTVTKAAKKNKNYISFKKTENDFMKYRRKKIITKDGEED